In Mycobacterium sp. Aquia_216, a genomic segment contains:
- a CDS encoding TauD/TfdA dioxygenase family protein has protein sequence MVKPAQLALTAIKLGTHIGARIDGVRLAGDLDPSVVDQIHATLLRHKVVFFRDQHHLDDDRHFAFAKRLGAPIRVFGAHAIPGGPPGVSLVDSRRGKATRWHTDHTFTLNIPKASILRAVSLPRYGGSTLWASTAAAYAALSVPLRHLAENLWAMHSSNRYDQLDFVESVGSVLTPGGIPTSYHALEDTNMLSNQLSAAREEESTFRVEHPVVRVHPETGERTLLLGGWARGFVGLENYESRVLLELLQARITAPENTIRWDWEAGDVAIWDNYATQHRAVDDYDDEHRVMHRVTLIGDVPVDIHGRRSRQLSGGTPESIAD, from the coding sequence ATGGTAAAGCCGGCGCAGCTCGCGCTCACCGCCATCAAATTGGGCACCCACATCGGCGCCCGCATCGATGGAGTGCGGCTGGCCGGCGATCTCGATCCGAGCGTGGTGGATCAGATCCACGCGACGCTGCTGCGTCACAAGGTGGTCTTTTTCCGGGATCAGCACCACCTCGACGACGACCGGCATTTCGCCTTCGCCAAGCGGCTTGGCGCGCCAATCCGCGTGTTCGGCGCCCACGCCATTCCCGGTGGCCCGCCGGGGGTGTCCCTCGTCGACTCCCGACGGGGCAAGGCGACGCGCTGGCACACCGATCACACGTTCACCCTCAATATCCCAAAGGCCTCGATACTGCGTGCGGTTAGCCTGCCTCGCTACGGCGGATCGACACTGTGGGCATCCACCGCTGCGGCATACGCGGCGCTGTCCGTGCCGCTGAGACACCTGGCCGAAAATCTGTGGGCAATGCACAGCAGCAACCGCTATGACCAGCTCGACTTCGTCGAGAGTGTGGGCTCCGTGCTGACGCCAGGTGGCATCCCCACCTCGTATCACGCGCTGGAGGACACCAACATGCTGAGCAACCAGCTCAGCGCCGCGCGCGAAGAGGAATCCACGTTCCGCGTCGAACATCCGGTGGTCCGAGTGCACCCCGAGACCGGTGAGCGGACCCTGCTGCTCGGGGGATGGGCGCGCGGGTTCGTTGGTCTGGAGAACTACGAATCGCGGGTGTTGCTCGAATTGCTACAAGCCCGTATCACCGCGCCGGAGAACACTATCCGGTGGGATTGGGAAGCGGGCGACGTCGCGATCTGGGACAACTACGCTACCCAGCACCGCGCGGTCGACGACTACGACGACGAGCACCGCGTGATGCACCGTGTCACCCTGATCGGCGACGTCCCGGTGGATATCCACGGGCGACGCAGCCGGCAACTCAGTGGTGGGACACCCGAATCGATTGCGGACTAG
- a CDS encoding DUF6065 family protein produces MANQAGWLVVNNARVRARWNGGAAADSIEFECADNATTFRPASHFGHGIITWSLPFLFRTPPGFNLLVRGPVNCPKHGVAALEGIVETDWSPSTFTINWKFTRPRVWATFEEGEPVGMLVPQRRGELDEFVPKMVSIAAAPDELSAAYHTWWQNRRAFNTDLQYPGSFARQAGWQKDYFRGKLPDGSAAPQHETRMRLRSFARVEDELCGRPSPPYV; encoded by the coding sequence ATGGCCAACCAGGCCGGTTGGCTCGTCGTGAACAACGCGCGTGTCCGGGCGCGCTGGAATGGCGGGGCTGCCGCAGATTCCATCGAGTTCGAATGCGCCGACAATGCGACGACGTTCCGGCCGGCGAGTCACTTCGGGCACGGGATAATTACCTGGAGCCTCCCGTTTCTGTTCCGCACCCCGCCCGGTTTCAATCTGCTGGTCCGTGGTCCGGTCAACTGCCCGAAGCACGGCGTTGCAGCTCTGGAGGGAATCGTCGAAACCGACTGGTCTCCTTCAACTTTCACTATCAATTGGAAGTTCACTCGGCCACGGGTCTGGGCAACCTTCGAAGAGGGAGAGCCGGTCGGCATGCTGGTACCGCAACGACGAGGCGAGCTCGACGAATTCGTCCCCAAGATGGTATCGATCGCGGCGGCGCCCGATGAGTTGAGCGCGGCCTATCACACCTGGTGGCAGAATCGCCGCGCCTTCAATACGGATCTGCAGTATCCGGGATCATTCGCGCGCCAGGCGGGCTGGCAGAAGGACTACTTTCGGGGCAAGCTCCCTGACGGTTCGGCTGCACCGCAGCATGAAACCCGCATGCGTTTACGGTCTTTCGCGCGGGTGGAAGACGAACTCTGCGGACGACCGAGTCCGCCGTACGTCTGA